A genomic region of Metopolophium dirhodum isolate CAU chromosome 1, ASM1992520v1, whole genome shotgun sequence contains the following coding sequences:
- the LOC132948369 gene encoding uncharacterized protein K02A2.6-like, with amino-acid sequence MLSNYINPKPNVLTERYKFKERKQGSEETISQFVTALKKLSQYCEFGNNLDDSLRDQVVYGIRDNNIKKRLMSEPELTFRKSVTLCLSMEAANNVSHWEKQELNYQRGMKFKQNRQPWGQGKSRKAHRSDSMPKDSTNNSSYGRKTVCFCCGKAGHTKPFCKYKHLTCTKCSKVGHLIKVCKAKSKAGNVNILEESNILNDFEDLHIDNLFSLETVDVNFIKPFNIKLDVSGIIINFQIDTGSSITALSYSDACRVNLKLKDIQKSDISLKGYTGTLIIPMGYLNVSVKFHGKIEVLNLYIIKEGGPPIVGRDWIENLSLPIKGEVYSLSSKTEINIFEDFPSVFGDVLGCYKPKVFKLCLKDENIKPIFCKPRVLPFALKDKVSLEIDRLVSEKLLIPIESSEWATPVVPVLKSDGKIRLCGDYKVTLNKFIKIDRYPIPRVGDLMAILQGASKFCVLDLCQAYQQLSLDEESQKLTTLSTHKGLFVFKRIPYGIASAPGILQREMENILRNIEGTVDFYDDIIISGKSKEEVTKRLREVLERLGSVGLTVRKDKCKLFQDSVTFLGYKIDKDGLHVPEARVKAITSVPIPCSVTQLKAFLGLVTYYGKFIRNMSTKANPLYKLLKKDIPFVWGKDQNKAFNEIKSAILSNEILIHYNPKWPIIIACDASPTGIGAVLSHKLPDGTEKPIAFTSRTLNKAERAYAQIDKEALAIVYSVKYFHQYVYGREFILRTDHKPLVVIFGPKKGIPVMIANRLQRYAIFLSGYNYEIQFVKGIDNGNADALSRLPLDTTASSNILESDNYSINLITENIKAISDLDICEEIKKDTIIKQVFFSVFTGQWPTDIKKVSEELKPYFNRKDQFSIEQGLLFWGHRLVIPSKFRTELLTELHSTHLGVVKMKSIARSFIWWPGIDLEIEGITKRCELCLIHSENPPKAVLHSWPWPDGPSLRVHLDFLGPVNKRMFLVIIDAFSKWVYVNLCLI; translated from the coding sequence AtgttatctaattatattaatcctaAACCTAATGTTCTAACTGAACGTTACAAGTTTAAGGAGAGAAAACAAGGTTCAGAAGAAACAATAAGTCAATTTGTGACTGCATTAAAAAAGCTTTCACAGTATTGCGAATTTGGTAATAATTTGGATGATTCATTGAGAGATCAAGTTGTTTACGGTATCAGGgataacaacataaaaaaacGTTTAATGTCTGAACCGGAGTTAACATTTAGAAAAAGTGTTACACTTTGTTTGTCAATGGAAGCAGCGAACAATGTGTCTCATTGGGAAAAACAGGAATTGAATTATCAGCGAGGAATGAAGTTTAAGCAAAACAGACAACCATGGGGACAAGGGAAGTCAAGGAAAGCACACAGATCAGATTCAATGCCAAAGGATTCAACGAACAATTCAAGTTATGGCCGTAAAactgtttgtttttgttgtgGTAAAGCAGGTCATACAAAACCATTTTGTAAGTATAAGCATTTAACATGTACTAAATGTTCTAAAGTAGGTCATTTAATTAAAGTTTGTAAAGCTAAAAGTAAAGCTGGTAATGTTAATATACTAGAAGagtctaatattttaaatgattttgaagATTTGCATattgataatttgttttcattagAGACTGttgatgttaattttattaaaccatttaatattaagttagaTGTAAgtggaattattattaattttcaaattgacaCTGGATCTTCAATTACAGCTTTGTCTTATAGTGATGCATGTAGAGTGAATCTTAAATTGAAAGATATTCAAAAAAGTGATATAAGTTTAAAAGGTTATACTGGTACTTTAATTATTCCAATGGGTTATTTAAATGTGAGTGTGAAATTTCATGGAAAAATTGAAGTGttgaatttgtatataattaaagaaGGTGGCCCTCCTATTGTCGGTAGAGATTGGATTGAGAATTTATCATTACCTATTAAAGGGGAAGTTTATTCACTTTCATCAAaaacagaaataaatatttttgaagattTTCCTTCAGTGTTTGGAGATGTACTTGGATGTTATAAACCTAAAGTGTTTAAATTATGCTTAAAAGATGAAAACATTAAACCTATTTTTTGTAAGCCTCGTGTGTTACCTTTTGCATTGAAAGATAAAGTGAGTTTGGAAATTGATAGATTAGTCAGTGAAAAGTTATTAATTCCAATAGAGTCTTCAGAGTGGGCTACACCAGTTGTGCCTGTTTTAAAAAGTGATGGTAAAATTCGATTATGTGGTGACTATAAGGTTAcacttaataaatttattaaaatagacaGATATCCTATACCCAGAGTAGGAGATTTAATGGCAATTTTGCAGGGTGCATCCAAATTTTGTGTTCTTGATTTATGTCAAGCTTATCAACAGCTTTCATTAGATGAGGAATCACAAAAGTTAACAACTTTATCTACACATAAAGGactttttgtatttaaacgtaTACCATATGGTATAGCTTCAGCTCCTGGTATTCTGCAGCGTGAAATGGAAAATATTCTGAGAAATATTGAGGGTACAGTTGATTTTTATgatgatatcataatatctgGAAAATCTAAAGAAGAAGTTACTAAAAGACTTAGGGAAGTGTTAGAAAGATTAGGTTCAGTAGGATTGACGGTGAGaaaagataaatgtaaattgttcCAGGATAGTGTTACTTTTTTGggttataaaatagataaagaTGGTTTACATGTTCCTGAGGCTAGAGTTAAAGCTATTACATCAGTACCTATACCTTGTAGTGTTACTCAACTAAAAGCATTTTTAGGATTAGTAACTTACTATGGTAAGTTTATTAGAAATATGTCAACCAAAGCAAATCCTTTGTATAAGTTGCTTAAGAAAGATATACCTTTTGTATGGGGTAAAGACCAAAACAAAGCATTCAATGAAATTAAAAGTGCTATTTTgtctaatgaaatattaatccACTATAATCCAAAATGGCCTATCATTATAGCTTGTGATGCTAGTCCTACTGGTATTGGGGCTGTATTATCTCATAAATTACCAGATGGTACAGAAAAGCCTATTGCCTTTACTTCCCGGACATTAAATAAGGCCGAACGTGCTTATGCACAAATAGATAAAGAAGCTCTTGCTATAGTTTATTCAGTTAAGTATTTTCATCAATATGTATATGGTCGTGAATTTATTCTTAGAACAGATCATAAGCCTTTAGTAGTTATTTTTGGTCCTAAAAAAGGTATTCCTGTCATGATAGCAAATCGGTTACAGCGGTATGCAATATTTTTATCTGGctataattatgaaatacaatttgtaaaaggTATAGATAATGGTAATGCGGATGCATTGTCAAGACTTCCTTTAGATACCACTGCGAGTTCTAATATTTTAGAATCAGATAATTACTCTATTAATTTAATCActgaaaatattaaagcaaTTTCTGATTTAGATATTTGtgaggaaattaaaaaagatactattattaaacaagttttttttagcGTTTTCACTGGTCAGTGGCCTACTGACATTAAAAAGGTATCTGAAGAATTGAAACCATATTTTAACCGTAAGGATCAATTTTCAATTGAACAAGGATTATTATTTTGGGGGCATCGTTTAGTAATACCGTCTAAATTTCGGACTGAATTGTTAACTGAATTACACAGCACTCACTTAGGTGttgttaaaatgaaaagtatcgCTCGTTCTTTTATTTGGTGGCCTGGAATTGATTTAGAAATTGAAGGTATTACAAAAAGATGTGAACTTTGTTTGATTCATAGTGAGAATCCTCCAAAGGCAGTTCTACATAGTTGGCCTTGGCCTGATGGTCCATCTCTTAGGgttcatttagattttttaggtCCTGTTAATAAAAGAATGTTTCTTGTGATAATAGATGCCTTTTCAAAATGGGTGTATGTAAATTTATGCCTAATATAA
- the LOC132948377 gene encoding uncharacterized protein LOC132948377 has translation MVHLYARKRWKIFYKKNRVFHIKTSPYNPASNGAAENLVRTFKNFIKKCNPNSDIEVDVYRFVMSYNSTKHCSTGVTPAELHIRRTLPTQFDRLIPFAKNKYNKCLENAKHVFRGNREKSYKIGDTVMCRNYGSGNMRVPGTIIKVLSPVTYLVQINNSLVWKRHINQIIDRVKNINVNHKHLNDIETRFSENKPVIESIIEEGGKVSTEVENTKSDVIEVKPEVTQLLSRVA, from the exons ATGGTCCATCTTTATGCTCGAAAGAGATGGaagattttttacaaaaaaaatagagtttttcatattaaaacTTCACCTTATAATCCTGCATCAAATGGTGCAGCTGAAAATCTTGTTCGTACtttcaaaaattttataaaaaaatgtaacccTAATTCTGACATTGAAGTTGATGTATATAGATTTGTTATGTCGTACAACAGTACAAAACACTGTTCTACAGGTGTTACTCCGGCAGAATTACACATTAGGCGTACCTTGCCAACTCAATTCGATAGACTAATTCCTTTTGCtaagaataaatataacaagTGTTTGGAAAATGCTAAACATGTTTTTAGAGGCAATAGAGAGAAATCCTATAAGATTGGAGATACTGTTATGTGCAGAAATTATGGTTCTGGTAATATGAGGGTACCAGGtacaattattaaagtattgtCACCTGTTACTTATCtggttcaaattaataattctttagTGTGGAAAAGAcatattaatcaaattattgatagagttaaaaatattaatgttaatcataaACATTTGAATGATATTGAAACTAGGTTTAGTGAAAACAAACCAGTAATTGAAAGTATTATTGAGGAAGGAGGAAAAGTTAGTACTGAGGTAGAGAATACTAAGTCTGATGTTATTGAAGTTAAGCCAGAAGTCACACAG TTGTTGTCGCGCGTTGCGTAG
- the LOC132948395 gene encoding zinc finger MYM-type protein 1-like, which translates to MEESRFAFDKILSSIVFLAKQGVAIRGHTDESANFNQLLKLRSEDSTELKNWLDRTTYKWISHDITNEIHSILSREVIRNIIKKIKENTFYAILLDETSDITVKEQISFCLRTVDKESFEIEEYFIGFYETPKTDSNTLFNILKDILCRLELNIHNVRGQCFDGASNVSGIHKGLQARTKEIEPRALFVHCQAHSSNLVTQNSMRNVEKARDILNFIRELITFIKQSPKRLSWFKMLQTEDNVTALRPFCPTRWTLRYSSLLSVMYNYNELLTFLSDFSKTEKNDAGCKAKGFLKQLKSSDTYIMLKIVINTISSMRDTFNILWKSRKNEWSDLKLDPPKESRKRKMPLKFDDSTSQSFLFTPECKYNKIFKEIIDHILSGLQLRFNSEVRMFLSDVEMFFIDPSISPQLICEFYKDDLNIDKLKLHRDMFHDIIRGQGLNVSSFSDVLNIAKDKPHLVIHLTELRKCIQLILTVPVTTCTTERSFSMLRRLKNYMRRILKKNYGAIR; encoded by the exons ATGGAAGAATCAAGATTtgcttttgataaaatattatcttcaatAGTGTTTTTGGCAAAACAAGGCGTAGCAATAAGAGGGCATACTGATGAATCTGCAAATTTCAATCAGTTATTAAAACTTCGATCGGAAGATTCGACTGAATTAAAAAACTGGTTAGATAGAACTACTTATAAATGGATTTCCCACGATATAACAAATGAAATTCATAGTATACTTTCAAGAGAAGTCAttagaaacattattaaaaaaattaaagaaaatacattttatgctaTTTTATTAGACGAAACTAGTGATATTACAGTAAAAGAACAAATTTCATTTTGTTTAAGAACAGTGGACAAAGAATCATTTGAAattgaagaatattttatagGATTTTATGAAACACCTAAAACTGATTCTAATActcttttcaatattttaaaagatattcTATGTAGATTAGAGTTGAATATTCATAATGTTAGAGGACAATGTTTTGATGGTGCTAGCAATGTTTCTGGAATTCACAAAGGATTACAAGCTAGAACTAAAGAAATTGAACCTAGAGCATTGTTTGTTCACTGTCAAGCTCATTCTTCAAATCTTGTTACCCAAAATAGTATGCGAAATGTAGAAAAAGCTAGAGATAtactaaattttataagagaattaattacatttatcaaaCAATCACCCAAGAGGCTATCTTGGTTTAAAATGTTACAAACAGAAGATAACGTGACTGCTCTAAGACCGTTTTGTCCAACTAGGTGGACGTTACGATATTCTAGTTTATTATCTGTTATGTATAACTATAATGaactattgacatttttatcggatttttcaaaaactgaaaAGAACGATGCAGGATGTAAAGCAAAaggatttttaaaacaattaaaatcttCAGATACTTACATAATGcttaaaatagtaatta ATACTATTTCAAGTATGAGAgatacattcaatattttatggaaaTCTAGAAAAAACGAATGGTCAGATTTAAAACTAGATCCACCAAAAGAATCTAGAAAACGAAAAATGCCTCTTAAATTTGATGATAGTACATCCCAGTCCTTTTTATTTACACctgaatgtaaatataataaaatatttaaagaaattattgaTCATATACTATCTGGTTTACAATTAAGATTTAATTCTGAAGTTCGAATGTTTTTAAGTGATgttgaaatgttttttattgATCCAAGTATATCACCACAGTTAATTTGCGAATTTTATAAAgatgatttaaatattgataaactaaaattgCACAGAGATATGTTTCATGATATAATTAGAGGCCAAGGCTTAAATGTATCATCATTTTcagatgttttaaatattgctaAAGATAAACCACACTTGGTCATTCATTTAACCGAGCTAAGAAAATGCATACAATTGATATTGACAGTACCAGTCACAACGTGTACTACTGAAAGATCTTTTTCTATGTTAAGaagattgaaaaattatatgagAA gaatattaaaaaagaattacGGAGCAATCAGATAA
- the LOC132948405 gene encoding uncharacterized protein LOC132948405, with the protein MLHTRLLELISIDATNCTANSIFNQFKKSLDDKQIPIPNIIGIASDGANVIKGKNNSFVFRLKFEVPNFILMKCICHSSALVASKACKKLPRSAEELIRSISTYISGSAKRSAQLVEIQDFLDEKRKRILKLADTRWFTSMCRSYT; encoded by the coding sequence ATGTTGCATACAAGATTGCTCGAACTAATTTCAATAGATGCAACTAATTGTACGgccaatagtatttttaatcaatttaaaaaatcacttgATGATAAACAAATTCCGATACCTAATATAATTGGAATAGCTTCTGATGGAGCTAATGTCATTAAGGGAAAAAATAACTCATTTGTCtttcgtttgaaatttgaagTACCAAATTTTATATTGATGAAATGTATCTGCCATTCTTCAGCATTAGTTGCGAGCAAAGCTTGCAAAAAATTACCAAGATCTGCTGAAGAACTAATTCGTTCCATCTCAACATATATTTCTGGTAGTGCTAAGCGCAGTGCCCAACTTGTCGAAATACAAGATTTTTTAGACGAAAAACGCAAAAGAATACTTAAGCTGGCAGATACACGTTGGTTTACATCAATGTGTCGTTCGTATACTTGA